A stretch of Microbacterium sp. 4R-513 DNA encodes these proteins:
- a CDS encoding BTAD domain-containing putative transcriptional regulator yields MAVDVLGPLEVDAGPLPRRERAILASLVVRRGLPVEPDELADAAWGERPPATWRQQIKTSIAEIRAKLGREAIQTVVGGYVFAGEPSSIDAVRFEALVAEAREHSVRGEPDQAVDAYRHALALWRGRAFADVAQWPPGMAAGARLEQIRISVEEELLEMRLAAGDARAVVQDAERLATAEPLREDRWAILATALYQSNRQADALTAIRRARQELDAELGIDPGARLQALETAILRQDPSLAAPNRGDATDAPCPYVGLRAFDAGDAENFFGRSAEVATILERVRPGAVATITGPSGSGKSSVLRAGVVAGLARRGTSTRVIHPDEAGLATLRAAVFGGAPVDVVAIDQFEEAVHLPGDGMGGFETSLGDYLESGGAVVLTIRSDSLDAASTLPRIGAAIGRDVLVMGALSTEALREAIEEPARRAGLRLETGLVEVLLRDAGDRAAVLPHLSHALVETWARRVGATLTVDGYEASGGITGSIAQAAEECFQALSPPDQTVCRAVLLRLVDRSPDGTTSRRRVPTKALLEDAARTRVVEQLIGTRLLAIDDVSIMIAHEAVASAWPRLDRWLDDDAEGVRLLRRLEADALAWDAAGRPDDELLHGARLQATLDWRSTSKPDLTLVERAYLDDSAAQADGERRALEQRAAADRLQNRRLRFALGGAAGLLCIALVSGGIAIVRGNDARAAEDDARIEAVAASAAALVSSDRDLAALLAAELHERFPDDPRARAALFTVLSAPDSPTTKIAFAADDRIAAAVIPGTSQSLAVIDDPGDGPARAEVWDLQTGKLVRSLPAELPDNPTPRSGTVHIDRSGRSAVVLTPHLDLRHAGVLLCDGRVRRRPAIGRAQRSAPGDPLGAGIGGGVR; encoded by the coding sequence ATGGCCGTCGATGTGCTCGGCCCGCTCGAAGTCGACGCCGGTCCACTCCCGCGGCGGGAACGCGCGATTCTCGCCTCCCTGGTCGTGCGCCGGGGCCTCCCCGTCGAGCCCGACGAGCTCGCCGACGCCGCGTGGGGCGAGCGCCCTCCCGCGACATGGCGGCAGCAGATCAAGACCTCGATCGCCGAGATCCGCGCGAAGCTCGGCCGCGAGGCGATACAGACCGTCGTCGGCGGGTACGTCTTCGCCGGCGAGCCGTCGTCGATCGACGCCGTCCGCTTCGAGGCGCTCGTCGCCGAGGCCCGCGAGCACTCCGTTCGCGGGGAGCCGGATCAGGCGGTGGACGCGTACCGTCATGCCCTGGCACTGTGGCGCGGCCGCGCGTTCGCCGATGTGGCGCAATGGCCGCCCGGCATGGCCGCGGGCGCGCGTCTCGAGCAGATCCGCATCAGCGTCGAGGAGGAGCTGCTCGAGATGCGCCTCGCGGCGGGTGACGCTCGCGCGGTCGTGCAGGATGCCGAGCGGTTGGCGACAGCGGAGCCGCTCCGCGAGGACCGCTGGGCGATCCTCGCGACGGCGCTCTATCAGAGCAACCGCCAGGCCGATGCGCTGACCGCAATTCGCCGGGCGCGCCAGGAGCTGGATGCCGAGCTCGGCATCGACCCCGGCGCACGGCTGCAGGCGCTCGAGACGGCGATCCTCCGCCAGGATCCGAGCCTCGCGGCGCCGAATCGCGGCGACGCCACCGACGCGCCGTGCCCGTATGTCGGGCTTCGCGCGTTCGACGCCGGGGATGCCGAGAACTTCTTCGGAAGGTCGGCCGAGGTCGCGACGATCCTCGAGCGCGTCCGTCCCGGCGCAGTGGCGACGATCACGGGTCCGTCGGGCTCCGGCAAGTCTTCGGTGCTGCGCGCCGGGGTCGTCGCAGGTCTTGCCCGCCGCGGCACGTCGACGCGCGTGATCCACCCCGACGAGGCGGGACTCGCAACCCTCCGCGCGGCCGTCTTCGGCGGGGCACCGGTCGACGTCGTCGCGATCGATCAGTTCGAGGAGGCCGTTCACCTGCCCGGCGACGGCATGGGCGGCTTCGAGACGTCCCTCGGTGACTACCTCGAATCCGGAGGCGCGGTCGTGCTCACGATCCGGTCCGACAGCCTGGATGCCGCGAGCACCCTGCCGCGCATCGGCGCTGCCATCGGACGCGACGTCCTCGTGATGGGGGCTCTGTCGACCGAGGCTCTGCGCGAGGCCATCGAGGAGCCCGCGCGCCGTGCGGGGCTCCGGCTGGAGACGGGGCTCGTGGAGGTGCTGCTCCGCGACGCCGGAGATCGTGCCGCGGTCCTCCCCCACCTGTCGCACGCCCTCGTGGAGACGTGGGCCCGTCGTGTCGGCGCGACGCTCACCGTCGACGGCTACGAGGCGTCCGGCGGCATCACGGGGTCCATCGCGCAGGCCGCCGAGGAGTGCTTCCAGGCCCTGTCGCCACCTGATCAGACGGTATGCCGTGCGGTGCTCTTGCGCCTGGTGGACCGCAGTCCGGACGGCACGACGAGCCGTCGGCGCGTCCCTACGAAGGCTCTGCTCGAGGATGCCGCGCGCACGCGGGTCGTCGAGCAGCTCATCGGGACGCGGCTTCTCGCGATCGACGACGTCAGCATCATGATCGCCCACGAGGCCGTCGCCTCCGCCTGGCCCCGGCTCGACCGCTGGCTGGACGACGATGCGGAAGGGGTGCGACTGCTTCGCCGGCTGGAGGCCGATGCCCTCGCGTGGGACGCGGCGGGGCGGCCCGACGACGAGCTCCTGCACGGCGCACGCCTGCAGGCGACCCTCGATTGGCGCAGCACCTCGAAACCCGACCTCACGCTCGTGGAACGGGCCTACCTCGACGACTCCGCCGCCCAGGCGGACGGCGAGAGGCGGGCGCTGGAGCAGCGCGCCGCCGCCGACCGGCTGCAGAACCGGCGACTGCGATTCGCACTCGGCGGCGCGGCCGGGCTCCTCTGCATCGCGCTCGTCTCCGGCGGGATCGCCATCGTGCGTGGAAACGACGCCCGCGCGGCGGAGGACGATGCGCGCATCGAGGCCGTGGCCGCGAGCGCGGCCGCCCTGGTCTCCTCCGACCGCGACCTCGCGGCGCTGCTGGCCGCCGAGCTCCATGAGCGGTTCCCCGACGATCCGCGCGCTCGCGCCGCACTGTTCACGGTCCTCTCGGCGCCCGACAGCCCGACGACGAAGATCGCCTTCGCCGCGGACGACCGGATCGCGGCCGCCGTCATCCCGGGCACGTCGCAGTCTCTGGCCGTGATCGACGACCCCGGGGACGGGCCGGCCCGGGCGGAGGTATGGGATCTGCAGACCGGGAAGCTGGTGCGGTCGCTGCCGGCGGAGCTGCCCGACAACCCGACGCCGCGGTCGGGCACCGTCCACATCGACCGCTCCGGGCGCAGCGCCGTCGTCCTCACCCCCCACCTGGATCTCCGGCATGCAGGGGTCCTGCTGTGCGACGGCCGTGTCCGTCGTCGACCTGCGATCGGGCGAGCTCAGAGGTCCGCCCCAGGAGATCCGCTGGGTGCCGGCATCGGAGGCGGCGTTCGGTGA
- a CDS encoding class II glutamine amidotransferase, which translates to MCRWLAYAGEAIQPSKLILETRHSLVAQALDSPLGFETVNGDGFGFGWYPKDAAPDAPPATFHSIEPAWHDENLREIAGAVESPLFFAHVRAAAGPPIQQTNCHPFRHGRWLFMHNGGLAHFARMRRDLMLEIDPELFPLVRGTTDSEVLFHLAITHGLEQDPVRGLGRAVRRVEEVGAELGIPDPVQGTFAVSDGRTLWAFRYSTAHRSRTLFHSVDVATLREMYPDLERLNRLGAKGRVVVSEPLSDLPGAFIEVPESTVTILDGDDFRMEPFLAG; encoded by the coding sequence ATGTGTCGTTGGCTGGCGTACGCGGGTGAGGCCATCCAGCCGTCGAAGCTGATCCTCGAGACCCGACATTCGCTCGTCGCCCAGGCCCTCGATTCGCCGCTCGGGTTCGAGACCGTGAACGGCGACGGCTTCGGATTCGGGTGGTACCCGAAGGATGCTGCGCCCGACGCGCCGCCCGCGACCTTCCACAGCATCGAGCCGGCGTGGCACGACGAGAACCTGCGCGAGATCGCGGGGGCCGTCGAGAGCCCGCTCTTCTTCGCCCATGTCCGCGCGGCGGCCGGGCCGCCGATCCAGCAGACGAACTGCCACCCCTTCCGCCACGGACGCTGGCTCTTCATGCACAACGGCGGGCTCGCGCACTTCGCCCGCATGCGGCGCGACCTCATGCTGGAGATCGACCCCGAGCTCTTCCCGCTGGTCCGCGGCACGACCGACTCGGAGGTCCTCTTCCATCTCGCGATCACGCACGGCCTCGAGCAGGATCCCGTGAGGGGCCTCGGCCGGGCGGTACGACGGGTCGAAGAGGTCGGTGCGGAGCTCGGCATCCCGGATCCCGTGCAGGGCACGTTCGCCGTCAGCGACGGCCGGACGCTCTGGGCGTTCCGGTACTCGACCGCCCACCGCTCGCGCACCCTCTTCCATTCGGTCGACGTGGCGACTCTGCGCGAGATGTACCCCGACCTCGAGAGGCTCAATCGCCTCGGGGCGAAGGGCCGCGTCGTCGTGTCGGAGCCGCTGAGCGACCTCCCCGGAGCCTTCATCGAGGTGCCGGAGTCGACCGTCACGATCCTCGACGGCGATGACTTCCGGATGGAGCCCTTCCTCGCCGGCTGA
- a CDS encoding DNA polymerase III subunit gamma/tau — MTAGRDDDALTWDGDDDPTLDVGATRDDEIETDAASSLPVTGTSLPAGYRAVGKGSESLAPAAGERDEATSVITSDDMDAEPRAMGNAALIGIGIFAGVYLLLTLGWLLGAARLQLVAQLFLEPIAFQITLWLAVLALPLWFATVFWLTRGGRAWLRFTLLAAGAVLLIPWPFVLAGAFL; from the coding sequence GTGACTGCCGGACGCGACGACGACGCCCTCACGTGGGACGGTGACGACGACCCCACGCTCGACGTCGGGGCCACGCGGGACGACGAGATCGAGACGGATGCCGCGTCCTCATTGCCGGTGACCGGAACCTCTCTGCCCGCCGGGTACCGCGCGGTGGGGAAGGGGAGCGAGAGCCTGGCACCTGCGGCGGGGGAGCGCGACGAGGCGACGAGCGTCATAACCAGCGATGACATGGATGCCGAGCCCCGCGCGATGGGCAATGCGGCGCTCATCGGCATCGGGATCTTCGCCGGCGTCTATCTGCTGCTCACGCTCGGCTGGCTCCTCGGCGCCGCCCGACTGCAGCTCGTCGCGCAGCTGTTCCTCGAGCCGATCGCCTTCCAGATCACGCTGTGGCTCGCTGTCCTCGCGCTACCCCTGTGGTTTGCGACGGTGTTCTGGCTGACGAGGGGCGGCCGCGCCTGGCTGCGGTTCACCCTCCTCGCGGCCGGCGCGGTCCTCCTCATTCCGTGGCCCTTCGTCCTGGCGGGAGCGTTCCTGTGA